The following are encoded in a window of Candidatus Moraniibacteriota bacterium genomic DNA:
- a CDS encoding FAD-dependent oxidoreductase: MFDVVVIGGGPAGVAAGIYSARKQMNTLFLSESIGGQSSVSATIENWIGDISLKGFEFAQKLESHLRAQESIDIRLMTRVEKIKSFSKGFLVTTQKGDVFETLSVIIATGGSHRHLNVPGEEKFIGKGVVFCSTCDAPFFRNKTVAVVGAGNSGLEACQDLFPYAKEIFLLSNTDHLGGDVVNQDVVIGNNKVTLVYNSVTKEILGDTVVTGIRYEDTVTNEDKILDVDGVFVEIGMVPNSLFVKDMLEVNSYGEIVIDHRTMATSVEGIFAAGDVTDIIYRQNNIGAGQGSIAALSAYDWTKKKQR, translated from the coding sequence ATGTTTGATGTTGTTGTTATTGGAGGTGGTCCTGCTGGAGTAGCTGCTGGAATATATTCGGCAAGGAAGCAAATGAATACTTTATTTCTTTCTGAGTCTATCGGGGGGCAATCCTCGGTGAGTGCGACTATAGAGAATTGGATAGGAGATATTTCCTTGAAAGGTTTTGAGTTTGCTCAAAAATTAGAATCTCATCTTCGTGCTCAAGAAAGTATCGATATTCGCCTTATGACGCGAGTAGAAAAAATAAAATCTTTTTCAAAAGGATTTTTAGTAACTACTCAGAAAGGGGACGTATTTGAAACACTTTCTGTTATTATCGCAACGGGAGGAAGTCACCGACATCTTAATGTTCCTGGAGAAGAAAAATTTATAGGAAAAGGTGTTGTTTTCTGCTCTACTTGTGATGCTCCTTTTTTTCGAAATAAAACTGTCGCTGTCGTGGGTGCTGGTAATAGTGGCTTGGAGGCATGTCAAGATCTTTTTCCCTATGCAAAAGAAATTTTTCTTCTCTCAAATACAGATCATTTGGGTGGAGACGTTGTAAATCAAGATGTTGTAATTGGAAATAATAAAGTTACTTTGGTGTATAATAGTGTAACAAAAGAGATTCTTGGGGATACAGTCGTGACGGGTATTCGGTATGAAGACACGGTGACGAATGAAGACAAAATACTTGACGTAGATGGTGTTTTTGTAGAAATCGGAATGGTTCCAAATTCTCTTTTTGTAAAGGATATGCTAGAGGTGAATTCGTACGGAGAAATAGTTATCGATCATCGTACTATGGCTACATCAGTTGAAGGAATCTTTGCAGCTGGAGATGTGACGGATATTATATATAGACAAAACAATATTGGGGCGGGTCAGGGGTCTATAGCTGCTTTATCAGCATATGATTGGACAAAGAAAAAGCAGAGATAA
- the mraZ gene encoding division/cell wall cluster transcriptional repressor MraZ, whose amino-acid sequence MFIGEYSHTIDTKNRLAFPSRLRGELGSRAVLTRGLDKCLFVYPLIVWEKIAKSMGSFPIGDPETRSFVRLFLAGAADVEVDGQGRILLPEYLRRYAELERNVTVTGLYDRVEIWDEKRWNTYREDAEKNTDGIAKKLGELGLY is encoded by the coding sequence ATGTTTATAGGTGAATACTCACACACCATTGATACAAAAAATAGACTGGCGTTTCCTTCGCGCTTAAGGGGCGAGCTTGGAAGTCGTGCAGTGCTTACTCGCGGTTTAGATAAATGTCTCTTTGTATATCCATTGATAGTATGGGAGAAAATAGCGAAAAGTATGGGATCTTTCCCCATAGGAGATCCTGAAACGAGAAGTTTTGTTCGATTGTTTCTTGCGGGTGCAGCTGATGTGGAGGTTGATGGACAAGGAAGAATTCTTCTTCCTGAATATCTCAGGCGGTATGCTGAATTGGAAAGAAATGTTACCGTGACTGGCTTGTATGATCGTGTAGAAATTTGGGATGAAAAAAGATGGAATACTTATCGAGAAGATGCAGAAAAGAATACTGATGGAATAGCGAAAAAATTAGGAGAATTAGGCTTGTACTGA
- a CDS encoding penicillin-binding protein 2, protein MALFTKNDSHEKKVRNTETWRMNLLAFSFLLFFLVIVFRLYVLQIKDASFYAELAKNQHAVSSDLLPKRGEIFLREKDQLYPLAVNRVYFTVYAVPKEVKNVEETTRFLGEVFGQDKNDFKKFFENENDPFEVIEKKVSEEISTKIKESKLPGLYTVNKLFRYYPGEELAAQTVGFVSGEDSSVSGKYGIEAFLEEELRGSVGSIRQERDSRGRWISIADREYSPAVHGSDIVLSLDAGVQYHIERVLRERVLKHEADGASAIVLEAGTGKILAMANVPTFDPNVFSDIKDLSSFMNTCVSNAYESGSVFKPLTLAMGIDAGKITSQTTYTDTGAVTEAGYTIKNSDEKSYGNQTMKEVLEKSLNTGTIFVQKQLGNVLFRDYVKRFGFGEKTGIWLPTESKGSIMNLENTKSTINFYTASFGQGISMTLLQLALAYDVIANGGILMKPQIVDHSIQSDGTNVPYQPEEVRRVISEGAAKEVREMLYSVVKNGHGKKADVPGYRVGGKTGTAQVAKSDARGYSEDETIGSFAGLAPIEDPRFVVVVKIRNPKDVIWAESSAGPAFKEIMQFLLEYYNVEPTEILENNKE, encoded by the coding sequence ATGGCTTTATTCACAAAGAATGATTCTCATGAAAAAAAAGTTCGTAATACTGAAACATGGCGAATGAATCTTCTTGCATTTTCTTTTTTACTGTTTTTTTTGGTTATTGTGTTTCGTCTGTACGTTCTTCAGATAAAAGACGCTTCTTTTTATGCGGAACTTGCAAAAAATCAACACGCTGTGAGTTCGGATCTTCTTCCGAAAAGAGGAGAAATTTTTCTTCGTGAAAAAGATCAGCTTTATCCTTTGGCAGTGAATCGAGTATATTTTACGGTGTATGCTGTACCTAAGGAAGTAAAAAATGTAGAAGAAACAACTCGTTTTTTAGGGGAAGTTTTTGGGCAGGACAAAAATGATTTTAAAAAATTTTTTGAAAATGAAAATGATCCTTTTGAAGTTATAGAAAAAAAAGTTAGTGAAGAAATATCAACAAAAATTAAAGAAAGTAAGCTCCCAGGTCTTTACACGGTAAATAAACTTTTTCGTTATTATCCTGGAGAAGAGTTAGCTGCTCAAACGGTAGGTTTTGTTAGTGGAGAAGATTCTTCTGTTTCTGGAAAATATGGGATAGAAGCTTTTTTGGAAGAGGAATTAAGGGGGAGCGTAGGATCTATTCGACAAGAAAGAGATTCTCGAGGACGTTGGATTTCTATAGCGGATCGCGAATATTCTCCCGCAGTACATGGTTCAGATATCGTGCTTTCTCTAGATGCTGGTGTTCAATATCATATTGAAAGAGTTCTCCGAGAGCGTGTTCTCAAGCACGAAGCTGATGGTGCTAGTGCTATTGTTTTAGAAGCAGGTACGGGAAAAATTCTTGCTATGGCTAATGTGCCAACTTTTGATCCTAATGTTTTTTCTGATATAAAAGACCTATCATCTTTTATGAATACCTGCGTTTCAAATGCTTATGAATCAGGAAGTGTTTTTAAACCCCTTACTTTAGCTATGGGTATTGATGCTGGAAAAATTACTTCTCAAACAACGTATACAGATACGGGAGCTGTTACGGAAGCGGGATATACTATAAAAAATTCGGATGAGAAATCTTACGGAAATCAAACCATGAAAGAGGTATTGGAAAAATCTTTGAATACAGGTACTATATTTGTTCAAAAACAATTAGGAAATGTTTTATTTCGTGACTATGTGAAACGCTTTGGTTTTGGAGAAAAAACAGGAATTTGGCTTCCAACGGAATCAAAGGGAAGTATAATGAATTTGGAAAATACAAAAAGTACTATCAATTTTTACACGGCGTCATTCGGACAAGGTATTTCTATGACTTTGCTTCAGTTAGCTTTGGCATATGATGTTATTGCTAATGGTGGTATCTTAATGAAACCTCAAATCGTAGATCATTCTATTCAATCTGATGGAACGAATGTTCCTTATCAACCTGAAGAAGTTCGACGGGTAATCTCTGAGGGAGCTGCTAAAGAAGTAAGAGAAATGCTCTATTCTGTAGTAAAAAATGGACATGGAAAAAAAGCTGATGTTCCTGGCTATCGAGTTGGAGGAAAAACAGGAACGGCGCAAGTTGCAAAAAGTGATGCGAGGGGTTATTCAGAGGATGAAACCATTGGTTCCTTTGCGGGCTTAGCTCCCATAGAAGATCCACGATTTGTCGTTGTGGTAAAGATACGAAATCCAAAAGATGTTATTTGGGCTGAATCAAGCGCTGGACCAGCATTCAAAGAAATTATGCAATTTCTCTTAGAATATTATAATGTGGAACCTACAGAAATTTTGGAAAATAATAAAGAATGA
- the rsmH gene encoding 16S rRNA (cytosine(1402)-N(4))-methyltransferase RsmH, giving the protein MKERIHIPVLWKEVLEKVSPQVGNVVVDATLGSGGYTRSLSQYIGSEGILISFDRDKKAIDDFKKSLDLQIFPEMIHRIEGDNMFLIHANYSDIEKELKERNIQKVDSIVADLGISSDQLLDKEKGLSFLADTPLDMRLDIQEEVETAFDIINSWGGDELIRIFQVNAQEKFSRKIVEKIIERRKRGFIATTKDLSELIESAVPKGFYRIHPATKVFQALRMEVNKEEYHLKVFLEKAIKILRPGGRLAIVSFHSGEDRLVKESFRVNARGCICPPTFPLCRCYQKARIKQIHRKPICPSEEELKRNPRSRSAKLRVIEKIEE; this is encoded by the coding sequence ATGAAAGAGCGAATACATATACCGGTTCTTTGGAAAGAAGTTTTGGAAAAAGTTTCTCCCCAAGTAGGGAATGTTGTTGTTGATGCAACGCTCGGCTCAGGTGGATATACTCGATCTCTCTCTCAATATATTGGTTCTGAGGGTATTCTCATTTCCTTTGATAGGGATAAAAAAGCAATTGATGATTTTAAGAAATCTTTGGATCTCCAAATATTTCCTGAAATGATTCATCGAATAGAGGGGGATAATATGTTTCTTATTCATGCGAATTATTCAGATATTGAAAAAGAGCTTAAAGAAAGAAATATCCAAAAAGTTGATAGTATCGTTGCTGATTTAGGAATTTCTTCCGATCAACTTCTTGATAAAGAAAAAGGATTAAGCTTTCTCGCAGACACTCCTTTGGATATGAGACTTGATATTCAAGAAGAGGTGGAAACTGCTTTTGATATTATTAATTCATGGGGAGGGGATGAATTAATTCGAATTTTTCAAGTAAATGCTCAAGAAAAATTTTCTAGAAAGATTGTTGAAAAAATTATTGAAAGAAGAAAAAGAGGTTTTATTGCAACAACGAAAGACCTTTCTGAATTGATTGAATCGGCTGTTCCTAAAGGATTTTATAGAATTCATCCTGCTACAAAAGTTTTTCAAGCATTACGCATGGAAGTGAATAAGGAAGAGTATCATTTAAAAGTATTTTTGGAGAAAGCCATAAAAATCCTTCGACCAGGAGGAAGGCTGGCAATAGTGAGTTTTCATTCAGGAGAAGATAGGTTGGTAAAGGAAAGTTTTCGGGTAAATGCGAGGGGATGTATTTGCCCGCCAACATTTCCTTTGTGCCGATGTTATCAAAAGGCAAGAATAAAACAGATACATAGAAAGCCCATCTGCCCAAGTGAAGAAGAATTGAAAAGAAATCCAAGATCTCGAAGTGCAAAACTTCGTGTTATTGAGAAGATAGAAGAATAA